A single Anopheles funestus chromosome 2RL, idAnoFuneDA-416_04, whole genome shotgun sequence DNA region contains:
- the LOC125764348 gene encoding 15-hydroxyprostaglandin dehydrogenase [NAD(+)]-like, translating into MDLKNKVALVTGAATGLGRAFSEELLKHGAKVVVCDLDSDAGELTVEELEKQYGERVLFCHCDVTDYVQFEEAFEYTVCMFKEVNIVINNAEIMNDNFWELEVDVNLNGAIRGTLLAQKFMDKSKGRGGGVLVNIGSGVSVKPQLSTPIYTATKHAILGLTKACGDPFHYANTNVRAFAYCPGPIENSSSHNKRFMSPAYEKAKELDMSGVQLQRMEHVAKELIPLLKNAPTGSIWLVSGGKPAKEIPYSSI; encoded by the exons ATggatttgaaaaacaaagtaGCTCTCGTCACTGGTGCTGCGACCGGACTCGGCAGAGCGTTCAGTGAGGAATTGCTAAAGCACGGAGCTAAG GTTGTTGTATGTGACTTGGACTCTGACGCCGGTGAATTGACCGTGGAGGAACTGGAAAAACAATACGGAGAACGGGTGCTATTTTGTCACTGCGATGTTACCGATTATGTGCAGTTCGAAG AGGCATTCGAGTATACAGTATGCATGTTCAAGGAGGTCAACATTGTGATAAACAACGCAGAAATCATGAACGATAACTTCTGGGAACTTGAAGTCGACGTAAACCTGAATGGGGCCATCCGCGGTACACTGCTAGCCCAAAAGTTTATGGACAAAAGTAAAGGCAGAGGGGGCGGTGTCCTGGTTAACATTGGATCGGGAGTCAGCGTAAAGCCTCAGTTATCTACCCCTATTTATACGGCAACTAAGCATGCCATTCTTGGTCTGACCAAAGCGTGTGGGGATCCATTCCACTATGCCAACACCAACGTTCGAGCGTTTGCTTACTGTCCTGGCCCGATAGAAAATTCATCATCGCACAACAAACGTTTCATGTCGCCGGCGTATGAGAAAGCCAAAGAATTGGATATGAGTGGTGTGCAGTTGCAAAG GATGGAACATGTGGCCAAAGAATTGATACCGTTGTTAAAAAATGCACCGACCGGTTCCATATGGCTCGTATCGGGAGGCAAACCAGCGAAAGAGATTCCTTACAGTAGCATCTAA